From the genome of Bacteroidales bacterium:
GGAAGCGGGCACCAGTCCTGCAAAGTGAAGGGGCAAGCCGGAAGCTGTCTGAGCCGTAAGGCGAACTTAGCGGAGCGATCTCACCGAAGGTAGTTCTTCCGGCGTCCCGTAGCGTGCAGCGGCTGGTCGCTGAGGAAACAAGCCTTGATTTTTACTCACCATTGATAATTTATATGGTGTTCGTGAAACCGCTTCGCTCAGTTGCTTCTTTTTATCAAGAAAAAGAAGAGTATAAAATGATTTCATATATGTATGATATAATTTTGAACAATTACTTATGACACTAATTGTTTGGTATTATTGATGACACTGTTTGGTTATTGTGTTTTTTGTAAGCAAGTTTTCGATATATTCATATACACAATACAACAGAATTTTGTACTTTTGCGATTCGAAAAAAGAAGGTCTTTTTCTTTTGGACAGAACAAATAGTAATTCAGTAAATTAATCATCAATTTATAAGTAAATATAGTTATGGGACAAATCATTAAAATAGTAGGTCGTCAGGTACTTGACTCACGTGGCAATCCTACAGTAGAAGTGGATGTTTACACTTCAAGCGGAAGTACAGGCCGTGCTATCGTTCCTTCCGGAGCATCAACCGGTGTTCATGAGGCTGTTGAATTACGTGATAACGACAAAGGCCGTTATATGGGTAAAGGAGTTTTACAGGCCGTGAATAATGTCAATACCGTTTTGAACGATGAATTGACGGGTATGTATGTAACCGACCAGAATGCTATTGATGCCCGTATGCTCGAGTTGGACGGAACACCGAACAAAGGTAACCTGGGTGCTAATGCGATTTTAGGTGTTTCCCTGGCAGTAGCAAGAGCAGCAGCACAGGTAACAGGACAGGAATTATACCGTTATGTCGGAGGAGTGAATGCCAATACACTTCCTATTCCCATGATGAACATCCTTAACGGAGGTTCGCATGCTGATAACAGCATCGATTTCCAGGAATTCATGATCATGCCTGTAGGTGCTGCTAATTTTTCCGAAGCTTTGCGTATGGGAGCTGAAGTTTTCCATCACCTGAAGTCGGTATTGAAAGCAGGAGGATATTCAACCAATGTAGGTGATGAAGGCGGTTTTGCTCCTAACCTGAAATCAAACGAAGAAGCGGTTACTGTTATTCTTCAGGCTATTGAAAAAGCCGGTTATAAACCGGGTGAAGATATTTATCTGGCGCTTGATCCCGCCTCATCTGAATATTATCTGACAGATGAAAAAGTATACCATTTCAAAAAATCCAACGGAGATAAATTAACTCCTGCGCAAATGGTAGACTACTGGAAAAACTGGACCAGCAAATACCCCATCATTTCTATCGAAGACGGGATGGCTGAAGATGATTGGGATGGTTGGAAATTATTGACCGATACCATTGGAGATAAAGTTCAGCTGGTGGGTGATGATTTGTTTGTAACCAATACAAAACGTCTGGCTATGGGAATTGAAAAGAAAGTGGCCAATTCCATCCTTGTAAAAGTAAACCAGATCGGTTCTCTTACCGAAACCATCGATGCTGTAAATATGGCTTACCGTTCATCATATACAGCCATTATGAGCCATCGTTCAGGTGAGTCGGAAGATACGACCATTGCAGATTTAGCAGTAGCATTGAACACCGGACTGATCAAGACCGGATCTGCTTCACGTTCCGATCGGATCGCTAAATATAACCAACTGCTTCGTATTGAAGAAGGTTTGGGTAATGATGCCCGTTATTGGGGTAAAGACTATAAATATGCCCGGTAAGCATATTTTTGATATGATGAAGGCCGTCTCATTATTTTGAGGCGGCCTTTTTTTGTAAAATACGTATTGTTTTTGTTTATATGATATTGTAGGTAAAAAATTTGTTTACATTTTTATGGGATTTTGTATTACCTTTTTACACTTCACAAAACTTGCCGTGGCAAATGCCGGGGGATAATTACAGTTCAGTATGCCAATCGATGCTGAAAGGTCCATCATATTGTTTGCGAAGGAACTGATAGATATTTGCACGAGCATAGACTTCAGTGGTCGGATCGTCGATTCTTTCGCCCGACCAGTAGCAATAACCCAGTAGATAGCTAGTCATCATATCATCCCAGCTAGTGTATATCGACTGCATTTTTTTACCTGCTTTGGAGCACCATTCTAAAGCTTCCTCATAAGAGATATAATTACATAGGTAACCATATCCACATAAAAGTATGAGCCGGCATAAATCCCAGGCCCAGATACCTTTATCACCGCAAGTCTGCTGGATATGAGTAAATAGCTCATTGTCAAATTTTTCCTTATCTGATTCATATTCTTTGGCAGCCCGGCCGTTATACAGGCTCGCCAGCATTTCCTTAAAGTCGTGTTCATTATTAAGCCCCCAACTTTCGTACAGGATCTCTTTTGTATCTTCGTAGGAATCGGAGTTGGGGTAATAGCCGCCAAAAAGTTCTGGGTCTTGCTCCGCAGATACTCTTAAAACAACACATGTAGCATTGAACCACCTGACTCTAAGGGGCAGTTCGTCCTTCTTTTTACGTACTACACTCCATTCGTTTTTGAACAACTTCTCAAATTTTGCCGATAACCCTTCAAAAACATCATCTTCCAGCTCATACCAGTTATCCTCACCCTCTTCCGCGAACTCGATCATCGTCGTGCGGCAAGGTACATTTTCCGAAAAAGGCTCTTTGATATAAGCATTAAAAATATCTTTCAACGGGATGGTATCTTTATCTCCGTTCAACTCAATGTGGATCGAATCATCAAATACCGCCACATAACTACGGTATTTCTTAAATACGTTTTTCTTTACGGGCGTCCCCTCAAGTTCGAAAATAAGTTTACTCATTATGCTATATCTTTTTATACATTATTCCACCATCGATCGGTGGGTTTGTCAGGGATTAGTATTTATTTCATTAAACTCATATTTATCTTTATCTATGTTGTATCCCAATGAATAAGTTCTGCCTTTTTCAACATAAATAGTTATTTCTCTTGGCGCTATATTGAAATTCTCATAACCTGTCACAGAAAATGCATCTGTCTTTGCCCAATGGTATTGAACCCCTATTGTATATTCTCCCTGAAACAGATAGAATCCTTGTCTCGTTATTTCATAAAAAGGGGTTGGTTCTTTACTATTTATACTGTATACTGTCAGCGTACCCATAGAATCAGGTTTGAGGTATACCTTTACAGCGTCTTTATTGTCATGTTCAAAAATTGCCTGTTTCTCCTTTCTTTTCCTAAGATGAATCAGTAGAAATGGTATATAAACAAAAAGAATAAGAAAAATCACCCAAAACAGTATCCTGCCGTTTAATCCTGTTGTCAATGTTTCTATCAATTCTTTCATTAATCTTTTTCAACTTAAAAATATGATTAAATGGAAACATATTCCAATGATACTTATCTTCAAAAAGTGTCTTCCCCCTCGTCGACAAATATAGTGAAAGCCGAGAGGCAAAATCAAGCTTGCTTGAAATTTTGTCCGAGGTGCCTCCTATATTATACAAAGATAGTGAAAACCGAGGACAGAGTGTCGAACTTGTTCGTAATCTTTGCCGTGGTGCATCCTATATTATACAAAGATAGTAAATATCTGGAGAGTTGCCTGAATTACCCTCTTAAACCTTCTCCTTTGTCAGTTTGGGATTTTATGGCGGACCTGTTATGAAGGCTGATGGTTTGCACCACTTTCTGATATTTCTGCCTGAAACAGCCGATGATATTCTGTCCTTTGAGGGAAAATCAGAGTTTACCGGGATGATGGATGGTCAGGTTCTTACCCGATCTTCAATTGGATATCAATAGCTTTAAAATAATGTTAGAGCTTCGGGTTGAGAATTAAAATGGATAAGTCCAATTGACTGTAATTTCCGAAAGATTATAAGTATCTTTGCAAGTGTAATAAAATGAAGTAAATATGAAAAAAGAAGTCATTTTTGTATTGTTAAACCGTTTTGCCGATTGGGAAGCTGCACATACCGCCGTTTGCTTAAATACAGGTGTAAAACCCGGAAGACCGGTTAAATACATCGCAAAAACCCTCTCACTCTCCAAAGAACCCATAGTTTCTATCGGTGGATTTAGGATTTTACCGGATTACGACATCTATACTTTGCCCGAAGATTACGCCGGATTGGTGCTAGTGGGCGGAGATAACAACTGGTTCTCGCCCGAAGCGGAATCCTTAGTTCCTTTAGTGGAAAAAATGATTCGGGAAAATAAGTTGGTTGCCGGAATTTGCAATGCTTCGGTTTTTCTCGGTAAACACGGATTTCTCAATCATGTAAAGCACACGAGCAATATGCTCGAATATTTGAAAAATACGGCAGGCGAAAAATATACCGGTGATGCGCATTATATCGGAAAAAAAGCCGTCCGCGATGGTAATATCGTTACCGCTAACGGAACTGCTCAGTTGGAATTTTGTCGCGAAATATTATATGTACTGAATGCAGATGAGCCGGAAATAATTGAAGAAAGTTATTTATTTTACAAAAATGGATTCTTATTGAATGGAGAATGACCTTTTCCCCAACCCCTTTCCACAAGAGAAGGGAGAAAGTTCCCTTTAGGGAGCATTCTCGGTAAAAAAATGAGAAAACTACCATTCTAGAGAGAAAACTTCTAATTTTGGATTAGAAGTCACTTTAGGATAATAATGCATTTTGTCAAGTCCAATTAGGACAAAAAGTAAATAATCTGTATAGTTTTTCAGGACAAGTCAGTTCAAAGTTCATTACTTTGCAATGTCCCGGATAAAGTGAGAAAAGAATTTACAACATGTTATTCCATATTATTCTATCTATATTTTTGAATGTTACTTATGGAAAAATAATCAACTATAAAATATCGGATATGTAGATTTTGTATCAGGTAAGGATCAGATACTATATGTAATCTCTGAAGTTTTTTGTATGTTTGCCTTTATTAAGTAATACCAATAAATTGATGTTGCATTTAATGAATGTAACCGATTCGATCAATGCAACTTAAGAAAGCAATAAATAGCACTATGTGCTTAAAATTAATTCCATGAAATTACAATTTTACTTAACGATTATCCTTTTATTACTGTTGTCGGGCTGTATGGGTGATACCCCCATTGATTATAAAAACCACTCTACTTACCTTCTCTGGTATGATCATCCCGCCAGGCGATGGGAAGAGAATTTACCATTAGGTAATGGACGGTTAGGGTTAATGTCTGACGGGCAAATAAAAAAAGAAACCATAATACTCAATGATATTACACTATGGTCGGGAGGTCCTGAGGATCCAAATAATCCTGAAGCAGCTAAATACTTACCTCAGATACAAAAATTATTGTTTGAGGGAAAGAATGACCAGGCTCAGGAACTTGTGTACAAAACCTTTGTATGTAAGGGAAAAGGTTCAGGAGGAGGACGTGGAGCGAATGTTCCATACGGTAGTTATGAGTTATTGGGTAAATTACATATTGATTATCATTATCCTGAAGACG
Proteins encoded in this window:
- the eno gene encoding phosphopyruvate hydratase, which encodes MGQIIKIVGRQVLDSRGNPTVEVDVYTSSGSTGRAIVPSGASTGVHEAVELRDNDKGRYMGKGVLQAVNNVNTVLNDELTGMYVTDQNAIDARMLELDGTPNKGNLGANAILGVSLAVARAAAQVTGQELYRYVGGVNANTLPIPMMNILNGGSHADNSIDFQEFMIMPVGAANFSEALRMGAEVFHHLKSVLKAGGYSTNVGDEGGFAPNLKSNEEAVTVILQAIEKAGYKPGEDIYLALDPASSEYYLTDEKVYHFKKSNGDKLTPAQMVDYWKNWTSKYPIISIEDGMAEDDWDGWKLLTDTIGDKVQLVGDDLFVTNTKRLAMGIEKKVANSILVKVNQIGSLTETIDAVNMAYRSSYTAIMSHRSGESEDTTIADLAVALNTGLIKTGSASRSDRIAKYNQLLRIEEGLGNDARYWGKDYKYAR
- a CDS encoding DUF1266 domain-containing protein, which translates into the protein MSKLIFELEGTPVKKNVFKKYRSYVAVFDDSIHIELNGDKDTIPLKDIFNAYIKEPFSENVPCRTTMIEFAEEGEDNWYELEDDVFEGLSAKFEKLFKNEWSVVRKKKDELPLRVRWFNATCVVLRVSAEQDPELFGGYYPNSDSYEDTKEILYESWGLNNEHDFKEMLASLYNGRAAKEYESDKEKFDNELFTHIQQTCGDKGIWAWDLCRLILLCGYGYLCNYISYEEALEWCSKAGKKMQSIYTSWDDMMTSYLLGYCYWSGERIDDPTTEVYARANIYQFLRKQYDGPFSIDWHTEL
- a CDS encoding glutamine amidotransferase, giving the protein MKKEVIFVLLNRFADWEAAHTAVCLNTGVKPGRPVKYIAKTLSLSKEPIVSIGGFRILPDYDIYTLPEDYAGLVLVGGDNNWFSPEAESLVPLVEKMIRENKLVAGICNASVFLGKHGFLNHVKHTSNMLEYLKNTAGEKYTGDAHYIGKKAVRDGNIVTANGTAQLEFCREILYVLNADEPEIIEESYLFYKNGFLLNGE